A segment of the Myotis daubentonii chromosome 6, mMyoDau2.1, whole genome shotgun sequence genome:
TCCTATTGGAGGTGTGAAATCTACAAGCAAGGCGGACGCTAGACGTCGCTCGGAACCAGTGATGGGCACTTCAATAGTCACTGATGCCTCTTCTGCATCTATTTCTCTGGCCCAGCTTACGCAGACTGCCAATCTGGCTGAAGCCAATGCTtctgaagaagataaaattaaagccATGATGGCGCAATCTGGCCGTGCGAACGGCCCCGTCAATTACGTGAAGGAGCCTCTAGGTCCACCACCTCCATCTTATACCTGTTTCCGCTGTGGTAGACCCGGCCATTATATTAAGAACTGCCCAACCAACGGGGATGAACGCTTCGAACCTCGCCCTAGGACTAAAAAGAGCACTGGAATCCCCAGAAGTTTCATGATGGAAGTGAAAGATCCCAACATGAAAGGTGCAAAGCTCACCAACACTGGAACATACGCAATACCGACTATAGAGGCAGAGGCATATGcaattgggaagaaagaaaggccaCCTTTCTTTCCAGAGGAGCCCTCTTCGTCTTCTGAAAAGGACGACCCTATCCCAGACGAGTTGCTGTGTCCCATCTGCAAAGACATCGTGACTGATGCCGCTATCATTCCCTGCTGTGCAAACAGCTATTGTGATGAGTGTATAAGAACAGCGCTCTTGGAATCAGAGGACCATACGTGTCCAACGTGTCATCAACACGATGTCTCTCCCGATGCTTTAATTGCCAATAAATTCTTGCGACAGGCTGTTACTAACTTCAAAAATGGAACTTGTGGTTATACAAAAAGACTGCGGAAACAgttacccccaccaccacccctgatACCGCCTCCGAGACCTCTCATTCAGCGGAATCTACAGCCTCTGATGAGATCTCCAGTATCAAGACAGCAAGATCCTCCGATGACTCCAGTCACGTCTTCATCAGGCCACCCGGCTCCCTCTACATCTTCATTAACTTCTAATCAGTCTCGCTTAGCCCCTGCTGTGCCCGGAAATTCATCCACCCCAGTGCCTGGACCTGATATAACTGCACCGGTGTCCATCTCAGTCCACTGGGAAAAATCAGATGGGCCTTTCCGGGATTCCGATCATAAAATAGTGTCAGCCGCAGCCCTTGCCTCAGAGCATTCAAAGGGAACCTCTTCAATAGCAATGACTGCCCTTGTGGAGGAGAAAGGTTACCCGGTGCCTGTGCTTGGAACCCCATCTTTGCTTGGACAGTCACCACCTGCTGGGTATAGTGTCCCTCCCCCCGGGTTCCCTCCAGCGCCGGCCAATTTGTCAACGCCTTGGGGATCATCAGGAGTGCAGACTGCTCATTCCAATACCATCCCAACAACACAAGCACCACTTGGGCCCAGGGAAGGATTCTATAGAGAGCAGCGACGGCTAAAAGGAGAGTCTAAATATCCCTATGGTGGTTCCGCATACTCCAGAAGTCCTTCTACTTACCCTAAATCAAGACCTGGTTCAACGCGGTCACCTTCTTATCCCCGATCATCTAGCCGCTCGCAATCTTGCTCCTATTCGCCATCACTTCCATACCCCAGAAGGGGCAGAGGCAAGAGTCGAAATCACCGCCCAAGGTCTAGATCTCATGGATATTGTCGATCTAGGTCAAGGTCACCACTATATAGGCCATGTCCTTCGCGACCAAGGTCCCCTCCAGCATTTAGGGGACAGCCTCCAAATAAGCAGACTGTACCACAAGGGGAAACAGGACGTGCACattttaatagatacagagaagttcCACCACCATATGACAGAAAAGCTTACTATGGCAGGAGTGTTGACTTTAGAGATCCCTTTAAGAATGAGCATTACCGAGAGTGCGAGAGAAAATACATTGAGTGGGATGACAGATACTACAGAGGTTATGCTGCTGGAGCACAGCCTCGAGCATCAGCAAATGGAGATAACTCTCCTCCAGAGAGCTTTTCACCACCTCATATCAGGAATTCTCCCCTGACAAGGGGACGCAGAGAAGTTTACTCGGGTGGACAAAGTCATAGAAGTCGAAACATAGGTGGTAGCAACTCTCCAGAAAAGCTTTCAACAAGAGACAGCCACAATCGGAAGGATAGTACAAAGTCAAAAGAGAAGGAGAGCGACAGTGCTGCAGGAGATGGTAAAGGAAGTAAACATAAGGAACATCGAAGGCGGAAGGAAGCGAAGGCCTTCTAAACACAGAGTTGTTAGAACCTTCTGGAAAATCAAGAGACCCTACAAGTCCAGTGATGAGATACGTCCCAGgggccaaaaaacaaacaaaccaaaaacaaacaaacaaacaaaaaacaaaaaaaagccaccacaaacaaacaaacaaacaaacaaacaaaaaaacacaaaaaaatccccccaaaaaccctccttaaaaaaaaaaatttaaaaaaaatgcccacaacaacaacaaaagaaaggaCTCCTTAGAAAACACGGTGatgcagctttttcttttttattcacagGAGCCTGTGTGAAGAtaacatatttttcatttgataaatattaatgCTTGCCATGTGAAAATTActttcagccctgaccggtttggctcagtggatagagcgtcagtctgcagactcaacggtcccaggttcggttcagtcaagggcatgtaccttggttgcgtgcacataaccagtagggagtgtgcaggaggcagctgatcaatgtttctctctcatcgatgtttctaactctctatccctctcccttcctctctgtaaaactcaataaaataaaataaaaaagaaaataactttcatATAAGatttcaaagtaataaaaatgttcaaaggtTCAAATTACCCTTTATAATCTGCTAGCATACAAGGGTTATTTCCCTCATTTTATACAATATTAGATTCTCAGAAATAGGTATTAAAACACTCAGTGGTTAGAAAGCAAATAAGTGAAATCTAGACAGCAGTTAAACGGAGAAAACTTGAGATCCTAATTATCTACCTCAGTGTGTCAAATGAATAAAGTATGATAgattattacaataaaataatcatatatgTTACCAGAATTGCTTTATTAACATCAGCACTTAAGATATTTTTATCATAGCAACAAAAATACCAATTTTAAGTTGTTGTAGAAACAAAGAATCCagatgataactttttcttcttctctgtgaCTCTACCTAGGTTAAAACATACTAATTCCACTTTATTCTCTCTAATTGCCATATAGGATGTCTACTATAATCTAAAAAAGGCCTTATCACCATAAATGTAACATCTTTTGCAAATTGTTATTTTATCCGTTTATACTTCACATCTAAATTTGCCAACTACTCCCACAGTCAGGAAACAGTattggtgggaggtggggaatgTGGTAGCCACATCACACTTAATTCATATTGAACTTAAAACCAACTAAAACTAGTGATTTTTTTATACCTGCATTTTGGCTATGTATTGTTAAACTGGATATGCGTTTTGAGGAAGCAAAATAAAGGCAGGATTTCTCCTAGCTCTCTTGTCTAATATCTTCATGAACAGTGATGACAGTGTCTGCGATGGATGGATTACACAGCAGCCCTCAGATTATGCAACCCTGATTGTACCTGAGATCCTTTAAGTGGCTGTGCGAAAACAAAACCAATTTCACAATAATTCTAAGACATCATATGCCTTTTAAATTTTCGTTTTCTCATGAACGTATAGTGAAATTTTTCAGAGACTATACATCATGTGATAACATCATTGTTCTCTTGGGCAATATGATGATAGCATGTCTATTCTTGTGTTCAAAAACTTAGTATAATTATTAATCCAATGAGGTAGTTATAATTCTTAGAAGAGAAACTCTTTGGAGtcctccattattttattttattttaaaaaatatgttttattgattttttacagagaagaagggagagggaagggagaggggtagagagttagaaacatcgatgagagacaaacatcgatcagctgcctcctgcacactccccactggggatgtgcccgcaaccaaggtacatgcccttggccggaatcgaacctgggacccttcagtccgcaggccgacgctctatccactgagccaaaccggtcagggcctcccattattttaaaaaactttatgacAAGCCAGtccaaaatttaaatgaaatagttCACAAAATTGACATACTACCAAAGTTCagttaaagagaaagagatggcTAGAATAGCTCCATGTGTATTAAATAAGTCAAATGCATAGTTAAAAGTCTTTCTATAAATAATATTCCAGAATCAAATGCTTCACTGTTCAATTATTTCAAACATGTAAACAAAAAGTCACAAAGATATTACAaaccagaaaggaaaggaaactgcAAAGCAATTAACCGAAAACATAATAGACACAGAAACTCTtaaatttatatctatctatctatctatctatctatctatctatctatctatattttatattcaagTGAGGTTTAACCCAGAAATGAAAGAATGGTTTaacatctgaaaatcaatttaGTTCACCATACTAAGgttctaaatgaaaaaaaatcacacgaTTGACTCAATAGATGCAAACAAAGGCATTTAAGAAAATTCAACATTGCTGATATAAACATTTCTCAGCAGATTGAATATTGAAGAGAACTTCCATAATTAAATAAAGAATTTCTACAAAAATACCATGGAGGGCATCAACTTTAGTGATGAAATACTGAATTCCTTATCCcacaatcagaaaaaataaaagtaaagatggCCTTTAGCACCACACCTATTTGACATTCTAGTGGAAGTGTTATAGCCAGTGCAGTAAggcataagaattaaaaaaaaaaatacccaacaatTTGTATTTTCAGAGAACATAATCACCTGTGTACTATAGCACTACTACATAAGGTTAGCACAAAAAGCCTTTTCCCAGAGACATTTTCACAAAACAATCAGTGGCCGTTCTTAAATATAACAAAACAGCCAGAAGCAACTATTAAATACTGAAGAGATCAATAACAATTGGAGTAAATAATAAACTAGCCAAAAGCTTAAAAGGAAAAGCTATAGAATGAGATATCTTTAAGGGACACTGAATGGCTACAACATATGTTTGGGAATGGAGAATGCTACACACATGTGTACAGCTGTGTACCTGTGTGGGCCATGTGCATGCTCTGGAAAAAACTAAGAATGTCCTATAGTCTCATTTACAATTAATCTGGAGAGTGTGTAAAAGGAAGTGAAGGCTAACATGTAGTTGGGTGAATTTTGAAGGCATGTCCCCGAACACATACAGAGCTCCTTGGCAAAGACTGGCAGGCATCTAAGAACATCTCTGTCCAGTCATTGGCTGACAGCCAGACAGTTATTTCAGTGACCACACATGATAAAATGACTTTACATAATTAACTCAGAGAcgtctctaaaaaaaaaaccaaacaaacaaacaaccaaatcAACAGCCCTGATGAGGGAAAAATATCTGATTTCCAAAGTAGCCAACTTATATTAGTAAAAATGTTCAGTTTTCGACAAAAACTGTGAGATatgcaaagaaataataaattatgaCTCATATACGCTTAATGTTTCTGGGAGGTGataatgaatatatatgtgtaatCTCAGTTTCTTAGAAACTGTACCTCAGAAAACCCAGATATTGGATTCACTAAACAAAGGCCTTAAATcccttattttatatatgttcaAAGAGCTAAAGGACTAtatctaagaagaaaaatattacgACAATATCtcataaaaatgaacataaatcAAAGGATAGAAACTATAAAATCTGTATggatttgtatattacctctgaGCTCAGGACGCACAGAGGCCACCTGCCTTCTCACAGACAGCGCCCCTGGCtggaccttcccccacccctcgggTCTACCCACACCTGGGAGGTCCAGACACCTGGCTTTGCCTTCCCCAGACAAGTTTTTCGGaagggggtgcgggtggggtttggggaggagACTTGCACTTGCGCTTCAGGGCCTGTAGAGGGCGTCACTCGCCCGCTGAAGCGATTCCCTGTCTTTTTTGTGGGgtagggggtgcgggggggggggctggggagatggggcAAGTGCCCAAGGAGGCCCACAGGGCTCCGTCTCCATGCCTTGTGGGGCGGCGTCGCCGTATTCTGGGTGGAAGAGGGGACAATACATATTTACACAGGCTCGGGTGGGCCCGGGACAAGCCACAAGGAAAAAAGCCAGAGTAAATCTCCTAGACGTGGGTCACTCATTAGAAGTATTGATAGCAGAACCTGTgctcccttgtgtgtgtgtgtgtggggggggtgggggtaggtgagtgtgtgtgtgtgtgtgtgtgtgtgtgtgcgcacgtgtgtctgtgtgtgtacatctgcagtcacgcacggacacttcttgatttgaatggtccgtcggcatgTATGATCACCCTTCAGCCCCGGCTTTCTGGCAGACAGCGCGCCCCTTGCTTGTCCTTCCCCCCTCGGgtcaagtccaggcacctggctctgccttccccagaggtggCTGCAGGAAGGTGGCTTACATTGGCGCTTCTCGACCAGCAAAGTGCGGGATAAGCTCTTTGGCACCGCATGGGCTGGGCCATCTGGtcgacccccctccccccatgctccctcTCTGGATGGATGGTCAGGCCCTCGCCCAGAGACCAAGTCCAGGCCAGGACACATGGGCATGATGAAACGTCTGCTCTTTAAAAGGCTGGATCAATGTCATTTctaagggtttgtttttttttaaaggattttcttttaaaggagtgtttttttgtttgtttgtttgttttttttaaggaggtttttacaggattttttttaggagttttcttttttttaaaggagtttatTCGAATAAAATGTGTATGGTTTTATATAtgccgcattaggaaggttgaggccactggtctaaggtttatttctacCTCAGTTGCTGGCCCCTACCCAGCCATGCCTTGGTCCGGGCTTGGGCAGTAGGCCAATGACTGATGTGTTTCTCACCCATCGATGATTTCTGTCTTTCCCAATCTCCTCCACCCTCTCTAAACATCCATGggaatatatcctcgggtgaggattaaaaagaaacaaacaaacaaaggtggGTAACTGGGTCAGATGGTGaaatcttcaaagtgcatgcaagctgctcctcccagggggtcCAGACTGAATGTTGgagagcatctccaggaaggcctgcggggatggtgcctccacattctggaaggtgttctggactctgcctaACAGGATGAAGTATTTCTCCTCCAGCTTGatgaacccgaagtggttctcatcgaacaggatgaagactccagggcaACGCCTGGGGTCAGCGAAACCATGTAAGGTAAGCATGTgcacgccatagaaacacatcctgcaggttcggGGGTAGTTCTTGTTTCTTGTGAGTgtgcccacaggcagaacaaacggaACAGGCTGCTCCTCTGAAGCTGCAGCCCAGGACTCCctgacgctgggctgggcagggctctgccagccatggctctcgctttcctcagtcccgtTTGCTTGCtgctgaggctgctgctgctcccgcaTCACCTGCTCCTCAATCTCCAGGACCATGCGGGAGAGCTCgttgaagttgcggaagatctcgccatctggCAGAtggatgcggcgcatgaggtggatctctaacgtCCAGATTAAGTCTCCTGTGATCTTCgtgaccctggcatacttcccatggaagctgagcatggcaaTCATGAGGCCAAAGCCATCGTATCtgccttggaagaggcctggcctgatgaggtcgtccgggtggctcggcgggaggtagaggcgacGGTAGGTCAGGGAGTCATATAGCTGTCTGTCCTCCCGCGACAGTACCAGCCCCCGTTCCCCCCTAAGCCGTGTCGGTGGATCCTTTCGGTGGTCTCTCTTGATCCACCGGATGCTGAACCTGTCCTTCTGAATCTGCATGTGGCGGCTGTGGGAAAAGCTGTAGAAGTCGTCCATGTACTCCACCGTGGCTGATTTCCTCTCCATCAGGCGAATTCTAAAGGAGGGCTCGAATTGCATTGGGCCGTCCACATGGGTGTTAAGGGAAGGCCTGTACATCCAACCAGTAATGCCTAAGCCATCCACCACTACATTCAGCAGTCTTCTATAGGCATTATCTAGCTGCCACAAACCCAGAATGTTTCTGTATGGGAACATCTTCGCATAGACCTCTCGATAAGACATACCCATCATCTCTGGTGTCTGCAAGTTTTCCAGAAAGCCAAACTCCTCCCGGCAGCGCTGTCTCCAAATGCTGTCCGTGCGCAGGATGTGGCGGAatttggtgcaggcctgggccaggctggccaggtcggtgctggggagcgaggcgaagatctccaccagcatctccacaggCAGGTCCTGCAGAGAGCAGTGCGGGGGCGGCATGGGGCTCGCGATTCCACCACTCCCCATACAGCACCGTGTTGCGGCGCCCGACTCGAGGTGCTTTTCTGCCGGGGCCGGCTTGCCCTCGGGCGCTGCcttctcagctgggccctggcactCCTGAAGACACTGCTTGCCTTCTGccactgccatctcagttgggcGCTGGCGCTTGTGAGGACACCGCTTGCCTTCGGCTGCTGCTGTCTCAGCTGGGCGCGGGCGCTTCCTAGGACTCCGCTTGCCTTCGGCTGCTGCTGTCTCAGATGGGCGCTGGCCTTTCTGAGGACACCGATATCCTCGCGAAGAGCCGAAGCCGCAGAGGCAAGtgcactcctccatgcctccacgTGTAACAGCCAGCACAGTCCACCTATATCGTTTTTAAAAAAGTCTCTTTCACCCCTCCCACTGTGGAGTCGGCTGTCTTACCAACAAAGCCCTGGGCTGCAGTGAGGGAGACTCATATATACAGAGGCGGGAGGTCTGAGCCAATCAGAAGCCACGCTAGAGCCGCTCGCCCATTGCGGCGGTGTGATTGGTGGATTCCCAGTGGAAGAGCCTGTCCGTGGCTCCGCCCCCGCCTGCCAGTGCGGAACAATCCTCGCCAAGGAGCAAAACCGCTCCCAAGTcgctcttctcttcttttctctcgcCCATCTGAGGGGCGGCTGGGGTAGTGGGGGGCTATGGCGAGGACTTGGCAGCCTGGGGATAGCGGAACAtggtttcgtgtgtgtgtgtgtgtgtgtgtgtgtgtgtgtgtgtgtgtgtacatccgCAGTCAGGCACAGATACGTCTTCATTTGAATGGTCCAtcggcatccatgagcacccttcagccTCTGTGTTCTCGGACAGTGTCTCCTGCTTGTCCGACCCAGAACTGGGAAGTCCAATcacctggctctgccttcccGGAGGGAGGAATTCATTGGCGCttctcgaccagcagagggcgggtcggccccctccgcccccctccctctctggatgGATGTCCAGGCCCCCGCCCAGTGACCAAGTCTAGGCCTGGCTATCTGGTCTTGCCAAAGCATCAGCGCGTTGAAAGGCTGGATAACCGTGTtttctaaggattttttttttttaaggagtgttgtttttgttttgttttgttagttattttttgtttcttattcttttttttccctttttc
Coding sequences within it:
- the LOC132236639 gene encoding LOW QUALITY PROTEIN: E3 ubiquitin-protein ligase RBBP6-like (The sequence of the model RefSeq protein was modified relative to this genomic sequence to represent the inferred CDS: inserted 1 base in 1 codon) codes for the protein MACVHYKFASKLSYAIATFDGRHISLRDLKKQIMGREKLNAAKCDLQISNAQTEEEYTDDNALIPKNVSVIVRRIPIGGVKSTSKADARRRSEPVMGTSIVTDASSASISLAQLTQTANLAEANASEEDKIKAMMAQSGRANGPVNYVKEPLGPPPPSYTCFRCGRPGHYIKNCPTNGDERFEPRPRTKKSTGIPRSFMMEVKDPNMKGAKLTNTGTYAIPTIEAEAYAIGKKERPPFFPEEPSSSSEKDDPIPDELLCPICKDIVTDAAIIPCCANSYCDECIRTALLESEDHTCPTCHQHDVSPDALIANKFLRQAVTNFKNGTCGYTKRLRKQLPPPPPLIPPPRPLIQRNLQPLMRSPVSRQQDPPMTPVTSSSGHPAPSTSSLTSNQSRLAPAVPGNSSTPVPGPDITAPVSISVHWEKSDGPFRDSDHKIVSAAALASEHSKGTSSIAMTALVEEKGYPVPVLGTPSLLGQSPPAGYSVPPPGFPPAPANLSTPWGSSGVQTAHSNTIPTTQAPLGPREGFYREQRRLKGESKYPYGGSAYSRSPSTYPKSRPGSTRSPSYPRSSSRSQSCSYSPSLPYPRRGRGKSRNHRPRSRSHGYCRSRSRSPLYRPCPSRPRSPPAFRGQPPNKQTVPQGETGRAHFNRYREVPPPYDRKAYYGRSVDFRDPFKNEHYRECERKYIEWDDRYYRGYAAGAQPRASANGDNSPPESFSPPHIRNSPLTRGRREVYSGGQSHRSRNIGGSNSPEKLSTRDSHNRKDSTKSKEKESDSAAGDGKGSKHKEHRRRKXSEGLLNTELLEPSGKSRDPTSPEPV